In a single window of the Schistocerca americana isolate TAMUIC-IGC-003095 chromosome X, iqSchAmer2.1, whole genome shotgun sequence genome:
- the LOC124555547 gene encoding inhibitor of growth protein 5-like produces MDWRQISRDAGLMQTATMTCALYLEHYLDSLEHLPIELQRNFTLMRDLDARAQGLMRNIDRMASEYLRQLKTLPPHKRKEQMNTIQHLFNKAKEYGDDKVQLAIQTYELVDKHIRRLDADLARFEAEIQDKALSTSRSQQQQLQQQQQQQQEEAYAGKKGRKKLKDKERKKRAGNGSSEEEASVASKGSRKKHKKGSLGLGGSGHGSSASGSGAGPSCSGLGGSSLVECIDVPVGVGGVGGMLPSLAAIAHPSDVLDMPVDPNEPTYCLCHQVSYGEMIGCDNPDCPIEWFHFACVGLVTKPKGKWFCPKCNADRKKK; encoded by the exons atggattggagacagatctcgaG GGACGCGGGCCTGATGCAGACGGCGACGATGACGTGTGCGCTGTACCTGGAGCACTACCTGGACAGCCTGGAGCACCTGCCCATAGAGCTGCAGCGCAACTTCACGCTGATGCGCGACCTGGACGCGCGCGCCCAGGGCCTCATGCGCAACATCGACCGCATGGCCAGCGAGTACCTGCGCCAGCTCAAGACGCTGCCGCCGCACAAGCGCAAGGAGCAGATGAACACCATCCAGCACCTGTTCAACAAGGCCAAGGAGTACGGAGACGACAAGGTGCAGCTCGCCATCCAGACGTACGAGCTGGTGGACAAGCACATCCGCCGGCTGGACGCCGACCTGGCCCGCTTCGAGGCCGAGATCCAGGACAAGGCGCTGAGCACCTCGCGCAGCCAGCAgcaacaactgcagcagcagcagcaacagcagcaggagGAAGCGTACGCGGGCAAGAAGGGCCGCAAGAAGCTGAAGGACAAGGAGCGCAAGAAGCGCGCGGGCAACGGCTCGTCCGAGGAGGAGGCGAGTGTCGCTTCCAAGGGATCCCGCAAGAAGCACAAGAAGGGCAGCCTCGGGCTGGGCGGCTCTGGGCACGGGTCGAGCGCGTCGGGCAGCGGCGCCGGCCCGTCGTGCAGCGGCTTGGGCGGCTCCTCGCTCGTCGAGTGCATCGACGTGCCCGTCGGCGTGGGGGGCGTGGGCGGCATGCTGCCCAGCCTCGCCGCCATCGCGCACCCCTCCGACGTGCTCGACATGCCCGTCGACCCCAACGAGCCCACCTACTGTCTGTGCCACCAGGTGTCCTACGGCGAGATGATCGGCTGCGACAATCCGGATTGCCCCATCGAGTGGTTCCACTTCGCGTGCGTCGGTCTCGTCACCAAGCCCAAGGGCAAGTGGTTCTGCCCCAAGTGCAACGCAGATCGCAAGAAGAAGTAA